Proteins co-encoded in one Vibrio fortis genomic window:
- a CDS encoding protein-L-isoaspartate(D-aspartate) O-methyltransferase translates to MTNPHAHRLVSFLIESGIRDQKVLDAIFRLPRERFLSQAMYHQAYDNNALPIGQGQTISQPYIVAKMTELLELQQSSRVLEIGTGSGYQTAVLAQLVDHVYSVERIKSLQWDAKRRLKQLDFYNISTKHGDGWQGWSAKGPFDAIIVTAAAESIPQALLEQLSDGGRLLIPVGDNEQQLLKITRQDDEYLSETIEMVRFVPLVPGELA, encoded by the coding sequence GTGACGAATCCCCATGCACACCGCTTAGTCAGTTTTCTGATTGAGAGTGGTATTCGAGACCAAAAGGTTTTGGATGCGATTTTTCGTTTGCCTAGAGAGCGTTTTTTATCGCAGGCGATGTATCACCAAGCCTACGACAACAACGCACTGCCTATTGGGCAAGGTCAGACAATTTCTCAGCCTTACATTGTGGCAAAAATGACGGAATTGTTGGAACTTCAACAAAGCAGCCGCGTCTTAGAAATTGGAACTGGCTCGGGGTACCAAACGGCTGTATTGGCTCAGCTGGTTGATCATGTTTATTCTGTTGAACGTATCAAATCGTTGCAGTGGGATGCTAAGAGAAGACTGAAGCAACTTGATTTTTATAATATTTCCACGAAACATGGCGATGGCTGGCAAGGTTGGTCTGCGAAAGGTCCATTTGATGCCATCATCGTAACTGCGGCAGCCGAATCAATCCCTCAAGCGCTCCTAGAGCAATTGAGTGATGGTGGTCGCTTGTTGATCCCGGTTGGGGACAATGAACAACAACTGTTAAAAATTACCCGCCAAGACGACGAGTATCTTTCAGAAACGATTGAGATGGTACGCT
- the surE gene encoding 5'/3'-nucleotidase SurE, translating to MKILLSNDDGVHAQGIHALANELRDLADVIIVAPDRNRSGASNSLTLEQPLRVQEIAANTYSVQGTPTDCVHFALNELLKDDMPDLVLTGINHGANLGDDVLYSGTVAAAMEGHFLGVQSVAFSLVGKQHFKTAALIARQIVEQHLARPIPTNRLLNVNVPDVAIGDLKGTQVTRLGARHHSEDMIKQKDPRGHDIYWLGPPGKEQDAGQGTDFYAIEHGFVSVTPLQVDLTAHESLGAMSEWLGERQ from the coding sequence ATGAAGATTTTACTCAGCAATGATGATGGCGTTCATGCTCAGGGTATTCATGCCCTAGCTAATGAGCTACGCGATCTTGCTGACGTTATTATCGTTGCACCTGATCGGAACCGCTCAGGTGCATCGAATTCATTAACGCTTGAGCAGCCTTTGCGTGTTCAAGAAATTGCAGCGAACACTTACTCAGTACAAGGTACGCCGACGGACTGTGTGCACTTTGCATTGAATGAGTTGCTTAAGGATGACATGCCTGATTTAGTGCTGACTGGCATTAATCATGGGGCAAATCTAGGTGATGATGTACTCTATTCGGGTACCGTTGCCGCTGCGATGGAAGGGCACTTTTTAGGTGTACAATCAGTCGCATTCTCTTTGGTGGGCAAACAACACTTTAAAACTGCCGCTCTTATTGCACGCCAAATCGTGGAACAGCATCTAGCTCGACCGATCCCAACCAATCGTTTGTTGAACGTGAATGTTCCAGACGTTGCTATTGGTGATCTTAAGGGAACACAGGTGACACGTCTTGGCGCTCGTCATCACTCTGAAGACATGATTAAGCAGAAAGACCCAAGAGGTCACGATATCTACTGGTTAGGTCCTCCAGGTAAAGAACAAGATGCAGGGCAGGGAACGGACTTTTATGCGATAGAGCATGGCTTCGTCTCAGTTACTCCGTTGCAAGTTGATCTAACTGCCCATGAATCTCTAGGTGCCATGTCGGAGTGGCTAGGAGAGCGCCAGTGA
- the truD gene encoding tRNA pseudouridine(13) synthase TruD: MSDILSSFAYLNGKPTAQAKLKAKAEHFVVIEDLGFEFSGEGEHLMVRIRKTGENTSFVANELAKACGVKSKDVSWAGLKDRHAVTEQWLSVHLPKGDTPDFTAFLAQYPSIEILATARHNKKLRPGDLVGNQFELTLSEVTDTADVVNRLEQVAKLGVPNYFGAQRFGNEGNNLSEARRWGRDNVRTRNQNKRSLYLSAARSWIFNRILSERIEQNVFNAAVLGDVVFNAGEQQLVTAENIEALNVAIEKGEAQVSVAMAGDNALPTQDSALALEQKHLDDEPDLMALIRGNRMRHDRREASLKPQQLSWEVDGDNITLKFSLDAGCFATAIVRELVEEVAVERQYAQ; the protein is encoded by the coding sequence ATGTCAGATATTCTATCTTCATTTGCCTATTTAAATGGCAAGCCGACGGCACAAGCTAAACTGAAAGCAAAGGCCGAGCATTTCGTGGTTATCGAAGACTTAGGTTTCGAATTCTCTGGAGAAGGTGAGCACCTAATGGTACGCATCCGTAAAACCGGTGAGAATACGAGCTTTGTTGCCAATGAATTAGCAAAGGCGTGTGGCGTAAAATCCAAAGATGTCAGCTGGGCAGGCTTAAAAGATCGCCATGCCGTAACTGAGCAATGGTTAAGTGTTCACCTGCCTAAAGGTGATACGCCAGACTTTACTGCTTTCTTGGCGCAATACCCAAGCATTGAGATCCTAGCGACGGCGCGTCACAACAAAAAGCTACGTCCAGGTGATCTGGTGGGTAACCAATTTGAACTGACTCTGTCGGAAGTGACTGACACCGCTGATGTGGTAAACCGACTTGAGCAAGTCGCGAAGCTCGGTGTACCAAACTATTTTGGCGCGCAGCGTTTTGGTAATGAAGGGAATAACTTATCTGAAGCTCGTCGTTGGGGGCGTGATAACGTACGTACACGTAACCAGAACAAGCGCAGTTTGTACCTATCAGCTGCTCGCTCTTGGATCTTCAATCGCATTTTGTCTGAGCGTATTGAACAGAATGTGTTTAACGCAGCAGTTTTGGGTGATGTGGTTTTCAATGCTGGTGAGCAGCAGTTGGTCACGGCTGAAAATATTGAAGCGTTGAACGTGGCGATTGAGAAAGGCGAAGCGCAGGTTTCTGTGGCGATGGCCGGAGATAATGCTCTACCGACACAAGATAGTGCGCTTGCTCTTGAACAGAAACACCTTGATGATGAGCCAGATTTAATGGCATTGATCCGCGGTAACCGTATGCGTCATGACCGTCGTGAAGCCTCTCTAAAGCCACAACAGCTTTCATGGGAAGTGGATGGCGACAACATCACTCTTAAGTTCTCACTGGATGCAGGTTGCTTTGCGACTGCGATTGTTCGTGAGTTAGTGGAAGAAGTGGCTGTTGAGCGACAATACGCGCAGTAA
- the ispF gene encoding 2-C-methyl-D-erythritol 2,4-cyclodiphosphate synthase, whose amino-acid sequence MIRIGHGFDVHKFGGEGPVIIGGVSIPYEQGLVAHSDGDVALHALCDALLGSIAAGDIGRHFPDTDDEWKGADSRELLKDVYRRVKEQGYQIGNVDVTIMAQAPKMAPHIDAMCQAIAEDLETDIGNVNVKATTTERLGFTGRKEGIASEAVVLITKSA is encoded by the coding sequence ATGATTCGTATTGGCCACGGTTTTGATGTTCATAAGTTTGGTGGTGAAGGCCCTGTGATTATTGGTGGCGTGAGCATCCCTTATGAGCAAGGGCTGGTTGCGCACTCCGATGGTGATGTGGCTTTGCATGCATTGTGCGATGCTTTATTAGGCTCGATCGCCGCGGGTGATATTGGTCGTCATTTCCCTGATACTGATGATGAGTGGAAGGGAGCAGATAGCCGAGAGCTGCTTAAAGACGTTTATCGCCGCGTTAAAGAGCAAGGTTATCAAATTGGTAATGTGGACGTGACCATCATGGCACAAGCGCCAAAAATGGCTCCACATATTGATGCAATGTGCCAAGCGATTGCTGAAGATCTTGAAACAGATATTGGCAACGTGAATGTAAAAGCGACAACAACTGAGCGTCTTGGTTTTACCGGGCGTAAAGAGGGCATTGCAAGTGAAGCAGTCGTCCTAATTACTAAAAGTGCATAA